A part of Oryctolagus cuniculus chromosome 4, mOryCun1.1, whole genome shotgun sequence genomic DNA contains:
- the GP5 gene encoding platelet glycoprotein V — protein MVSLDFSSMAGVNGEAVRTGLQTAGPFVLLAAASPGELESFHRRPSSEDDAVAGEGVSGEHQCPRVLTAAPTVAFPVLLRPTLLWAALGLLHAQSLPCPRTCQCYFRDAARCVGGEVSRIAALGLPSNLTHLLFYHMGAGALQNDSFRGMTVLQRLMLSDSHISAVAPGTFSDLGRLKTLRLSSNAIPQLPAALLDSLLLLEQLFLDHNELQSIDQNTFRTLGSLQELFLNHNQLASLPEGLFRNLSNLEVLDLSANNLTQVPAGLLVAQAKLQKLMLHSNRLVCLDPGLLDGLGALRELHLHNNRILSVPPGAFDSLQNLSSLTLARNRLEFLPSSLFLRVHRLTLLTLFENPLAELPGTLFGEMAGLRELWLNRTRLRTLPQAAFRNLSGLQVLGVTHSQLLSSLPDGLLRGLGHLRHLSLRRNRLRALPRALFRNLSSLQEVQLHHNELQTLPGDVFEGLPRLTEVLLGRNPWRCDCGLRPFLRWLRQHRGLADLAGQAEPPRCHGSGQYADLVLWELPEGDPPCTGELALTDNFSEAPATPALQPNSSEAGPWAQPVVVDGRPDHKLFWGLYVLLLTTQAVITGIIVFAMIKIGRLFRKLIRESALESVGAP, from the exons ATGGTGTCGCTCGACTTTTCCAGCATGGCGGGGGTG AATGGCGAGGCTGTGAGAACCGGGCTGCAGACGGCCGGTCCCTTCGTGCTGCTGGCTGCGGCCAGCCCTGGCGAGTTAGAAAGCTTCCACAGGAGGCCCAGCTCCGAGGACGACGCTGTCGCCGGAGAG GGTGTGAGCGGAGAGCACCAGTGCCCTCGCGTGCTGACCGCAGCCCCCACTGTTGCCTTTCCAGTGCTGCTCCGGCCCACGCTGCTGTGGGCAGCGCTGGGGCTCCTGCACGCgcagtccctgccctgcccccggaCCTGCCAGTGCTACTTCCGCGACGCGGCGCGCTGCGTCGGGGGCGAGGTGTCACGCATCGCCGCCTTGGGACTGCCCTCCAACCTCACGCACCTCCTGTTCTACCACATGGGCGCCGGCGCCTTGCAGAACGACAGCTTCCGAGGCATGACGGTCCTGCAGCGCCTGATGCTCTCCGACAGCCACATTTCCGCCGTGGCCCCCGGCACCTTCAGCGACCTGGGCCGACTGAAAACCCTGCGGCTGTCGAGCAACGCGATCCCTCAGCTGCCCGCCGCGCTCCTGGACTCACTGCTGCTCCTGGAACAGCTGTTCCTGGACCACAACGAGCTGCAGAGCATTGACCAGAACACGTTCCGGACCCTGGGCAGCCTGCAGGAGCTCTTCCTGAACCACAACCAGCTCGCCTCCCTCCCCGAGGGcctcttcagaaacctgagcaaccTGGAGGTGTTGGACCTGTCGGCCAACAACTTGACCCAGGTGCCCGCCGGCCTGCTCGTGGCGCAGGCGAAGCTCCAGAAACTCATGCTGCACTCGAACCGGCTCGTGTGTCTGGACCCGGGGCTCCTGGACGGCCTGGGCGCCCTGCGGGAGCTGCACCTCCACAACAACCGCATCCTCTCCGTCCCCCCCGGGGCCTTCGACAGCCTGCAGAACCTGAGCTCCCTCACGCTGGCGAGAAACCGCCTGGAGTTTCTGCCCTCCTCGCTGTTTCTCCGCGTGCACCGCTTGACGCTGCTCACCCTCTTCGAGAACCCGCTGGCCGAGCTGCCCGGGACGCTCTTCGGAGAGATGGCTGGCCTGCGGGAGCTCTGGCTGAACCGCACGCGGCTGCGCACCCTGCCGCAAGCCGCCTTCCGCAACCTGAGCGGCCTGCAGGTGCTGGGCGTGACGCACAGCCAGCTGCTGAGCTCGCTGCCCGACGGCTTGCTGCGCGGCCTCGGCCACCTGCGCCACCTGTCGCTCCGCCGCAACCGGCTGCGGGCCCTGCCGCGCGCGCTCTTCCGCAACCTCAGCAGCCTGCAGGAGGTGCAGCTCCACCACAACGAGCTGCAGACCCTGCCTGGCGACGTGTTTGAGGGCCTGCCGCGGCTGACGGAGGTCCTACTAGGGCGCAACCCCTGGCGCTGCGACTGCGGCCTGCGACCCTTCCTGCGGTGGCTGCGGCAGCACCGGGGCCTGGCGGACCTGGCGGGCCAGGCCGAGCCGCCGCGGTGCCACGGCTCCGGGCAGTACGCGGACCTGGTGCTCTGGGAACTGCCTGAGGGCGACCCGCCGTGCACCGGCGAGCTGGCTCTCACTGACAACTTCTCCGAAGCCCCCGCGACCCCTGCTCTGCAGCCCAACAGCTCGGAGGCCGGGCCGTGGGCCCAGCCGGTAGTCGTCGACGGACGTCCAGACCACAAGCTGTTCTGGGGTCTTTATGTTCTGCTTCTGACCACTCAGGCAGTAATAACCGGCATCATTGTGTTTGCTATGATTAAAATCGGCAGGCTCTTTCGAAAGTTAATCAGAGAGAGCGCGCTTGAGTCCGTGGGCGCACCTTAG